A single genomic interval of Notolabrus celidotus isolate fNotCel1 chromosome 13, fNotCel1.pri, whole genome shotgun sequence harbors:
- the LOC117824329 gene encoding 5-hydroxytryptamine receptor 1E — MMDVDSEGITSGPNITNCSAPAAGSLQAVQFTDGTAVVVFVLSLLTLLTVLVNGGVILAICTTKKLHLPANYLICSLAVTDFLVALLVMPISILYITMERWSLGRVVCEMWLSVDMTCCTCSILHLCVIALDRYWAITKAIEYARKRSARRAAVMVGTVWVISIFISIPPLFWRQRANKGRFQQCIIEHDHLGYTIYSTLGAFYIPMIIILILYYRIYNAAKTLYQKRGSSRHLSSRSMGSQNSMDHCRVSHTFCVSDMSNSDPTLTSDKLHTAIRIPSFETDVDGQDEKNQICTTREKKAARILGLILGAFIICWLPFFVKELLVGLQVLEPSQLLSDLLTWLGYVNSLINPLLYTSFNDDFKLAFKKLLRRKEHA, encoded by the coding sequence ATGATGGACGTGGACTCAGAGGGCATCACCTCCGGACCAAACATCACAAACTGCTCCGCCCCCGCTGCTGGCAGCCTGCAAGCTGTCCAGTTCACAGATGGGACGGCAGTGGTGGTGTTCGTTCTAAGCCTTCTCACCCTCCTCACCGTGCTCGTCAACGGTGGCGTCATCCTCGCCATCTGCACCACCAAGAAGCTCCACCTGCCCGCCAACTACCTCATCTGCTCCCTTGCCGTCACTGACTTCCTGGTGGCGCTCCTTGTCATGCCCATCAGCATCCTTTACATCACCATGGAGAGGTGGTCACTGGGTCGGGTGGTGTGTGAGATGTGGTTGAGTGTGGACATGACCTGTTGCACCTGCTCCATCCTGCACCTGTGCGTCATCGCTCTGGACCGATACTGGGCCATCACTAAAGCCATCGAGTACGCCCGCAAGAGGTCAGCTCGCCGTGCTGCTGTCATGGTGGGAACTGTCTGGGtcatctccatcttcatctccatccctcctctgttCTGGAGGCAGAGGGCGAACAAAGGCCGTTTCCAACAGTGCATCATCGAGCACGACCACCTGGGATACACCATATACTCCACTTTAGGAGCGTTTTATATCCCCATGATCATCATTCTGATCCTCTACTACAGGATCTACAACGCCGCCAAAACCCTCTATCAAAAGCGCGGCTCCTCTCGGCACCTCAGCAGCCGCAGCATGGGCAGCCAGAACTCTATGGACCACTGCAGAGTCTCACACACATTCTGCGTGTCGGACATGTCCAATTCAGATCCCACCCTCACCTCTGACAAACTCCACACTGCCATCCGCATTCCGTCCTTCGAGACGGACGTGGACGGGCAGGACGAGAAGAACCAGATCTGCACCACACGAGAGAAAAAAGCAGCAAGGATCCTGGGCCTCATCCTCGGGGCCTTCATCATCTGCTGGCTGCCGTTCTTCGTGAAGGAGCTCCTGGTGGGTCTGCAGGTGCTGGAGCCCtcccagctcctctcagatctcCTCACATGGCTGGGTTACGTCAACTCTCTAATTAACCCCCTGCTGTACACCAGCTTCAATGACGACTTCAAGCTAGCCTTTAAAAAGCTGCTCAGGAGAAAAGAGCATGCgtag